The following proteins are encoded in a genomic region of Triticum dicoccoides isolate Atlit2015 ecotype Zavitan chromosome 1B, WEW_v2.0, whole genome shotgun sequence:
- the LOC119312017 gene encoding uncharacterized protein LOC119312017: MSRRWMFRSRLLEYTRRKASPPRHSGCFHTIGVAMLGPCECLAAVALAAHVPVPWLGGGYVALRWPGGCAVPPPGAASCWAAAAHSSVRGLRSWTLPVSSLACPPSFAGNHDSIVPIDGEGRLDRSMGRRETVVDMAHPFDDTSRHGQICGQKSHGDELRLTSRERWATLDAVTADCRAGGQ; this comes from the exons ATGAGCAGGCGATGGATGTTCAG GTCGAGGCTCTTGGAGTACACACGGAGGAAAGCATCGCCACCGCGACATTCCGGCTGCTTCCACACCATTGGGGTTGCCATGCTGGGCCCCTGTGAGTGCTTGGCGGCGGTGGCTTTGGCCGCACACGTCCCCGTCCCCTGGCTTGGCGGCGGTTATGTTGCGCTGCGATGGCCGGGTGGCTGCGCCGTGCCGCCGCCGGGGGCTGCTTCGTGCTGGGCCGCTGCAGCCCATTCGTCGGTGCGGGGCCTGCGTTCATGGACTTTGCCGGTCTCGTCGTTAGCTTGTCCGCCAAGTTTTGCAG GTAACCACGATTCCATTGTCCCTATCGATGGAGAAGGTCGACTGGACAGGAGCATGGGTCGACGCGAGACGGTGGTGGACATGGCGCATCCCTTCGATGACACCAGCAGACACGGCCAGATTTGTGGCCAGAAAAGCCATGGCGATGAACTCCGCTTGACGTCCCGCGAGCGCTGGGCGACGCTTGATGCGGTGACTGCAGATTGTAGAGCAGGGGGACAGTAG